Proteins encoded together in one Tripterygium wilfordii isolate XIE 37 chromosome 14, ASM1340144v1, whole genome shotgun sequence window:
- the LOC120014813 gene encoding uncharacterized protein LOC120014813 isoform X2 translates to MDSKRTPIRVIGQRSLASSFLFCSPNLVAESKEDVNGEKILKPDSSLSLSDFLDRKLHGNSALPKVVKGKPKPFSSPVVCRDDGESSDRQIGVKKELEGDKKCLIDKLVFEQFKHAGAEKGDDCDGDNAQESRKRSNPFEDDKQSILKDVIILGDDRQLRQKGERRRVTSSKKQIPLDNQSCKRRTLYNHYANGAGFWDCGMEGVDSEEVGFNEIWEGVGSTTLGALEWH, encoded by the exons ATGGATTCGAAGCGAACTCCGATTAGGGTTATTGGGCAGCGGTCTCTTGCTTCTTCGTTCCTCTTTTGCTCTCCTAATCT TGTTGCAGAATCTAAAGAAGATGTGAACGGTGAGAAGATTTTGAAGCCAGATTCCAGTCTATCCCTCTCTGATTTCCTGGACAGAAAGCTTCACGGAAATTCTGCGCTACCCAAAGTAGTTAAG GGAAAGCCGAAGCCTTTTTCATCCCCAGTGGTATGCAGGGATGATGGTGAATCCAGCGATCGACAGATAGGGGTCAAGAAAGAACTGGAAGGAGATAAGAAATGTCTTATAGATAAATTAGTCTTTGAGCAGTTCAAGCATGCTGGTGCAGAAAAAGGAGATGATTGTGATGGGGACAATGCGCAGGAGTCGAGAAAGAGAAGCAATCCCTTCGAAG ATGATAAACAAAGTATTCTGAAGGATGTGATAATTCTGGGAGATGATCGACAACTCAGGCAAAAAGGAGAGAGACGGAGAGTGACCAGCAGCAAGAAACAAATACCTTTAGATAATCAATCATGCAAGAGAAGAACTCTCTATAATCACT ATGCAAATGGAGCTGGCTTTTGGGACTGCGGCATGGAAGGTGTTGACAGTGAAGAAGTTGGCTTCAACGAAATATGGGAAGGAGTGGGCTCTACTACACTGGGAGCTCTAGAGTGGCATTGA
- the LOC120014813 gene encoding uncharacterized protein LOC120014813 isoform X1 codes for MDSKRTPIRVIGQRSLASSFLFCSPNLVAESKEDVNGEKILKPDSSLSLSDFLDRKLHGNSALPKVVKGKPKPFSSPVVCRDDGESSDRQIGVKKELEGDKKCLIDKLVFEQFKHAGAEKGDDCDGDNAQESRKRSNPFEGEDDKQSILKDVIILGDDRQLRQKGERRRVTSSKKQIPLDNQSCKRRTLYNHYANGAGFWDCGMEGVDSEEVGFNEIWEGVGSTTLGALEWH; via the exons ATGGATTCGAAGCGAACTCCGATTAGGGTTATTGGGCAGCGGTCTCTTGCTTCTTCGTTCCTCTTTTGCTCTCCTAATCT TGTTGCAGAATCTAAAGAAGATGTGAACGGTGAGAAGATTTTGAAGCCAGATTCCAGTCTATCCCTCTCTGATTTCCTGGACAGAAAGCTTCACGGAAATTCTGCGCTACCCAAAGTAGTTAAG GGAAAGCCGAAGCCTTTTTCATCCCCAGTGGTATGCAGGGATGATGGTGAATCCAGCGATCGACAGATAGGGGTCAAGAAAGAACTGGAAGGAGATAAGAAATGTCTTATAGATAAATTAGTCTTTGAGCAGTTCAAGCATGCTGGTGCAGAAAAAGGAGATGATTGTGATGGGGACAATGCGCAGGAGTCGAGAAAGAGAAGCAATCCCTTCGAAG GTGAAGATGATAAACAAAGTATTCTGAAGGATGTGATAATTCTGGGAGATGATCGACAACTCAGGCAAAAAGGAGAGAGACGGAGAGTGACCAGCAGCAAGAAACAAATACCTTTAGATAATCAATCATGCAAGAGAAGAACTCTCTATAATCACT ATGCAAATGGAGCTGGCTTTTGGGACTGCGGCATGGAAGGTGTTGACAGTGAAGAAGTTGGCTTCAACGAAATATGGGAAGGAGTGGGCTCTACTACACTGGGAGCTCTAGAGTGGCATTGA